A stretch of Mucilaginibacter terrae DNA encodes these proteins:
- the pth gene encoding aminoacyl-tRNA hydrolase translates to MKYLIVGLGNIGPEYRDTRHNIGFMILDELAKQEGASFHNMRLAYYTEVSHKSRSLHLIKPTTYMNLSGKALSYWMGQLKIPVENVLVLVDDLALPLGTLRLKPKGSAAGHNGLKNIEQVLGNNNYARLRFGIGDNYPKGRQVDFVLSGFDQDEKPELPALIDRSIDMIKSFATIGTELTMTKFNK, encoded by the coding sequence ATGAAATACCTGATAGTAGGCCTGGGCAACATTGGCCCCGAATACCGCGATACCCGCCATAACATTGGCTTCATGATATTGGATGAACTGGCCAAACAGGAGGGGGCATCATTTCATAACATGCGGTTAGCTTACTATACCGAGGTGAGCCATAAAAGCCGTAGCCTGCATCTCATCAAACCAACTACTTACATGAACTTGAGCGGCAAAGCATTAAGTTATTGGATGGGGCAATTAAAAATACCTGTAGAAAATGTATTGGTGCTGGTTGATGATTTGGCTTTGCCTTTAGGCACCCTACGCCTTAAACCCAAAGGCAGCGCGGCCGGGCATAACGGATTAAAAAATATTGAACAGGTACTGGGCAATAACAATTATGCCCGCCTGCGTTTTGGCATAGGCGACAACTACCCCAAAGGCCGCCAGGTCGATTTTGTGTTGAGCGGCTTTGATCAGGATGAAAAACCTGAACTGCCAGCACTTATAGACCGCTCTATTGATATGATAAAAAGCTTTGCCACTATTGGTACCGAGCTTACCATGACTAAGTTTAACAAGTAG
- the cdaA gene encoding diadenylate cyclase CdaA, protein MQSIFKLFDFNLFSALDVLLVAFLLYQLYNLIRGTIAANIFIGLALICLFYFVVKALDMKLLTTILGNFMNVGIIAVIVVFQQEIRRFLLLVGRNASLQRNRAWWKFFLGKNEAEKDNYKRIKPIIDACKSMKQSHTGALIVFVKDYDEQIFQTSCEVLDAKISKRMIEAIFQKNGPLHDGAMIISGNKIKSASCILPLTDNSDLPAQFGLRHRAGIGVTEANDATAIIVSEETGEVSYAKQGRVKMNISFAELEKLLNKDF, encoded by the coding sequence ATGCAGTCCATATTTAAACTGTTTGATTTTAACCTGTTTAGTGCGCTTGATGTACTGTTGGTAGCATTTCTGCTTTACCAGCTTTACAATTTGATCCGGGGCACCATAGCCGCCAATATTTTTATTGGTTTAGCCTTGATATGCCTGTTTTATTTTGTGGTAAAGGCCCTTGATATGAAACTGCTCACCACAATACTGGGCAACTTCATGAATGTGGGTATAATTGCGGTAATAGTGGTATTTCAGCAGGAGATAAGGCGGTTTTTACTGTTAGTTGGGCGTAATGCCTCGTTACAACGAAACCGTGCCTGGTGGAAATTTTTTTTAGGTAAGAATGAGGCGGAGAAGGACAATTACAAGCGCATTAAGCCAATTATAGATGCCTGTAAAAGTATGAAACAAAGCCATACAGGTGCGCTAATTGTTTTTGTGAAGGATTACGACGAGCAGATTTTTCAAACCAGCTGTGAAGTGCTGGATGCCAAAATATCCAAACGCATGATCGAGGCTATATTTCAAAAAAACGGCCCGCTGCATGATGGTGCCATGATCATATCTGGCAACAAAATTAAATCGGCCAGCTGCATTTTGCCTTTGACTGATAATAGTGATTTGCCTGCACAGTTTGGCTTGCGCCATAGGGCCGGTATTGGCGTTACAGAGGCAAATGATGCCACAGCTATCATCGTATCTGAAGAAACTGGCGAAGTTTCATACGCCAAGCAAGGCCGTGTTAAAATGAACATCAGCTTTGCCGAGCTCGAAAAACTTCTCAATAAAGATTTCTAA
- a CDS encoding TonB-dependent receptor domain-containing protein produces MKKALLSSILFSFISLLTFAQTQQPAVTATVKGIIIDSAKNEPLGYATVALVDAATNAPVKSTFTKDDGSFSISGLALKPYKLALVNVGFGTKNINIGTPKEVTDLGKLFMATVSNQLGEVTVTQVKPLMKREVDRIAYDVQADPESKVLTVLDLMRKVPLLSVDASDNIKLQGGTNYKILINGKESALIAKNPADIFKSMPASNIIKIEVITTPPAKYDAEGLAGIINIITKKDIGQGYNGSINGRYNTIWGPGINLNLTAKKGKFGIGGYAGYNKRNNVSTNFNNLTDNFNTSYLTQEGKNTSSGNNTYASTELSYEGDSLNLVTGTVEYYRGNNNSDRSLYSNLVSNNSNSYRSLNTADNGYIGFSTALNYQLGFKKNKEQLLTASYKFNSSKNDQFNDVLFFDKVNFNDGVNYQQFNNSGTNEHTLQLDYVQPAKKLNIEAGAKAIFRNNYSDLRNELFNTASNGYVVDPNQTYSFDYQQNVYSAYNSYQLKLTNWVAKAGLRFEHTTVNANSGVVSQQYSNLIPSLSVQRTFKSSSVNVGYTDRIQRPGIWQLNPFVDRSNNSFITVGNPNLQPVVSHTVELTYSNFKKGSINFGVNYRFANNTVENITRFDEQTAVSVSTYENVGKNKRLGADFNVNYPITSKMSFNLNSQLMHVWLSGYVGGTLFNAKGYQGHVFSGTSYKFDSGYRLGLNVDYDSRYVMLQGRDNVYLGYSASASKEILNKKATISIYANTPFQKFRKVDNTVRTPTSYQFTLFNQYARSINISFNYKFGKLDGELKKNQRGINNDDVGSSGRN; encoded by the coding sequence ATGAAAAAAGCTTTACTAAGCTCAATACTCTTTTCTTTTATATCGCTTTTAACTTTTGCGCAAACCCAGCAGCCTGCGGTAACAGCTACGGTAAAGGGCATTATAATCGACTCGGCTAAAAACGAACCTTTAGGCTATGCCACCGTTGCCTTGGTTGATGCTGCCACCAACGCACCGGTAAAAAGCACTTTTACCAAAGATGATGGCAGTTTCTCCATATCGGGTTTGGCATTAAAGCCGTACAAGTTGGCTTTAGTAAACGTGGGTTTTGGTACTAAAAATATAAATATCGGCACACCCAAAGAGGTAACTGATTTGGGTAAGTTATTCATGGCCACTGTTTCAAACCAGTTGGGCGAAGTTACCGTAACCCAGGTTAAACCTTTAATGAAACGCGAGGTTGACCGCATAGCCTATGATGTACAGGCCGACCCCGAAAGCAAGGTGCTTACCGTGCTTGACCTTATGCGCAAAGTGCCGTTATTATCGGTTGATGCATCAGATAATATCAAACTCCAGGGCGGTACCAATTACAAAATATTAATTAACGGTAAAGAATCAGCACTGATCGCTAAAAACCCGGCAGATATTTTTAAATCGATGCCGGCAAGTAATATTATTAAAATTGAGGTGATTACCACACCTCCTGCAAAGTATGATGCCGAAGGTTTGGCTGGCATCATTAATATCATCACCAAAAAAGATATTGGACAGGGTTACAATGGCAGCATCAATGGTCGTTACAATACCATATGGGGGCCGGGCATTAACTTAAACCTAACTGCAAAAAAAGGCAAGTTTGGTATTGGTGGATACGCCGGTTACAACAAGCGCAACAATGTATCAACCAACTTTAACAACCTTACCGATAACTTTAACACTTCATACCTTACCCAGGAGGGAAAAAATACCAGTAGCGGTAATAATACCTACGCCAGTACCGAACTAAGCTACGAGGGTGATAGCCTTAACCTGGTTACCGGTACTGTTGAGTACTATCGTGGAAATAACAACTCAGACAGAAGTTTGTACTCAAATCTGGTAAGCAATAACAGCAACTCGTACCGCTCATTAAATACTGCCGATAACGGGTACATAGGATTTAGCACCGCTTTGAATTACCAGTTAGGATTCAAAAAAAACAAGGAGCAACTATTAACGGCATCTTATAAATTTAACTCGTCAAAAAACGATCAGTTTAACGATGTGCTGTTTTTTGACAAGGTTAATTTTAACGATGGAGTAAACTACCAGCAATTTAATAATTCGGGTACAAATGAACATACTTTACAGCTTGATTATGTACAGCCTGCCAAAAAGCTAAATATTGAGGCTGGCGCTAAAGCCATCTTCCGTAATAATTATAGTGATTTACGTAACGAGTTATTTAACACAGCCAGCAATGGTTACGTGGTAGATCCTAATCAAACTTACAGCTTTGATTATCAGCAAAATGTATACAGCGCTTACAATTCATACCAGTTGAAATTAACTAACTGGGTGGCAAAGGCTGGTTTGCGTTTTGAGCATACTACTGTAAACGCAAACAGCGGTGTGGTAAGCCAGCAGTACTCTAATTTAATACCATCTCTTTCGGTACAACGTACCTTCAAAAGCAGCAGTGTAAACGTTGGCTATACTGATAGGATACAACGCCCCGGTATTTGGCAGTTAAATCCGTTTGTAGACCGCTCAAACAACAGCTTTATTACCGTAGGTAACCCCAATTTGCAGCCGGTAGTAAGCCATACGGTTGAACTTACGTACAGTAACTTTAAAAAAGGATCGATAAACTTTGGGGTAAACTACAGGTTTGCCAATAATACGGTTGAAAACATAACCCGCTTTGATGAGCAAACAGCTGTTAGTGTTAGCACCTATGAAAACGTTGGCAAGAATAAACGCCTTGGGGCCGATTTTAATGTGAATTATCCCATCACCTCAAAAATGAGTTTTAACCTTAATAGCCAGTTGATGCACGTATGGTTGAGCGGTTATGTAGGTGGTACCTTGTTTAACGCCAAAGGCTACCAGGGGCATGTGTTTAGCGGCACCAGCTACAAGTTTGATAGTGGTTACAGGCTGGGTTTAAACGTTGATTACGATAGCCGTTACGTAATGTTGCAAGGCCGCGATAATGTTTATTTAGGTTACTCGGCCAGTGCATCAAAAGAAATTTTGAATAAAAAAGCCACTATATCCATCTACGCCAATACACCTTTCCAAAAATTCAGAAAGGTTGATAATACTGTACGCACGCCAACTTCATATCAGTTTACCTTGTTTAACCAATATGCGCGCTCCATCAACATTAGCTTTAACTACAAGTTTGGTAAGTTAGATGGTGAGCTTAAAAAGAACCAGCGCGGCATTAACAATGACGATGTGGGCAGCAGCGGTAGAAATTAA
- a CDS encoding peptidylprolyl isomerase — translation MRKFVFIFFSCLLTATVSFAQRVTLDKVAGVVGNSVILKSDIELQYAQYLVSGGQPNDDIKCTILGRLLTQKLLAQQAVIDSVSVTEDDVDGQIDRRMRGMIQRAGGQDRLEQFLGRSTIQYKDEIRPDIKEQMIAEKMQGKITEKVSVTPQEVTRFFERIPKDSLPSYNKEVEVGEIVFQPKLNKEEKQFYKDKAEGLRTRVKNGEDFGNIARLYSQDPGSAPEGGDLGFFDRQGMVKEFSATAFKLKAGEISQVFESDYGFHFLQVLERRGEQVHARHILIAPVTTPASLDRAKAKADSVYNQLSKNKQFDFSTAASIYSDDKETKYNGGMLMNAENVQARSTLIPTDKLDPAVALVVDTMKVNSISKPQLITAQDGKSTYKILYLRSVTDAHKANLAQDLPKIKELAQNDKTNRTVSEWFEKKRKSTFSRIDTEYQSCKQLKDWITPPATAQIKE, via the coding sequence ATGAGAAAGTTTGTATTTATATTTTTCAGTTGTTTATTAACTGCTACGGTGTCGTTTGCACAAAGAGTAACACTTGATAAAGTAGCCGGTGTAGTAGGCAACAGCGTTATTTTAAAATCGGATATTGAGTTGCAGTACGCGCAGTACCTCGTATCGGGCGGGCAGCCAAATGATGATATTAAGTGTACCATCTTAGGTCGCTTGCTTACTCAAAAGTTATTGGCGCAACAGGCCGTAATTGATAGCGTTAGCGTAACCGAAGACGATGTTGACGGACAAATTGATCGCCGTATGCGTGGCATGATCCAGCGTGCCGGCGGGCAAGACCGTTTGGAGCAATTTTTGGGTCGTTCAACAATTCAATATAAGGATGAAATTCGCCCCGATATTAAGGAGCAAATGATCGCCGAAAAAATGCAGGGAAAGATTACCGAAAAGGTAAGCGTTACTCCGCAAGAGGTTACCCGATTTTTTGAACGTATACCCAAAGATAGCCTGCCATCGTACAACAAAGAGGTTGAAGTTGGCGAGATCGTGTTTCAGCCTAAGTTAAATAAAGAGGAAAAGCAGTTTTATAAAGATAAAGCCGAGGGCTTACGTACTCGTGTTAAAAACGGTGAAGACTTTGGCAACATAGCCCGTTTATACTCGCAAGATCCGGGTTCGGCACCAGAGGGTGGCGATTTAGGATTTTTCGACCGTCAGGGCATGGTGAAAGAGTTTTCGGCCACCGCCTTTAAGTTAAAAGCCGGCGAAATCTCGCAGGTGTTCGAGTCCGACTATGGTTTCCACTTTTTACAGGTGCTTGAGCGCAGGGGCGAGCAGGTACATGCCCGCCATATTCTGATTGCACCAGTTACAACCCCGGCCAGTTTAGATCGCGCCAAAGCTAAAGCCGATAGTGTTTACAACCAGCTCAGCAAAAACAAACAGTTTGATTTTTCTACAGCAGCATCTATATATTCGGATGATAAGGAGACTAAATACAATGGTGGTATGCTAATGAATGCCGAGAACGTACAGGCTCGTTCAACGCTTATACCAACCGATAAATTAGACCCTGCCGTAGCGCTTGTTGTTGATACCATGAAGGTGAACAGCATATCAAAACCGCAGTTGATAACTGCTCAGGATGGTAAATCTACCTACAAAATTTTATACCTGCGTTCGGTAACTGATGCGCACAAGGCTAACCTGGCCCAGGATTTGCCTAAAATTAAAGAGCTTGCTCAAAATGATAAAACAAACCGTACCGTTAGCGAGTGGTTTGAAAAGAAAAGAAAAAGTACCTTTAGCCGTATTGACACAGAATATCAATCATGCAAACAGCTTAAAGATTGGATAACCCCTCCGGCAACCGCTCAAATTAAGGAATAA
- the rdgB gene encoding RdgB/HAM1 family non-canonical purine NTP pyrophosphatase, protein MPTLVFATHNQHKLEEVAAKTGDRLLLQSLTDIGCHDEIEENGTTFRANASIKSHYIFNKYKLNCFGDDSGLEIEALNNEPGVYSARYAGEHGNHEANITKVLQNLDGVENRKARFVTVISLLWNGEEHFFEGTVNGTIRTEKVGAKGFGYDPIFEPEGYSITFAEMSMEEKNSISHRAIAMEKLIGFLKEQTQK, encoded by the coding sequence ATGCCTACCTTAGTTTTTGCCACCCACAATCAGCATAAACTGGAAGAAGTTGCCGCCAAAACCGGCGACCGCCTGCTGCTGCAAAGCCTAACCGATATTGGCTGCCACGATGAGATAGAAGAAAACGGCACTACTTTCAGGGCCAATGCATCCATTAAAAGCCATTATATTTTTAACAAATACAAGCTCAATTGCTTTGGCGATGACAGCGGACTGGAAATCGAAGCCTTAAATAACGAACCGGGCGTATACTCGGCCCGTTATGCCGGCGAACATGGCAACCACGAGGCCAACATAACCAAGGTATTGCAAAACCTCGATGGCGTTGAAAACCGCAAAGCCCGCTTTGTTACCGTAATATCATTGCTATGGAACGGTGAAGAGCATTTCTTTGAAGGGACAGTGAACGGCACCATCCGCACCGAAAAAGTGGGTGCCAAGGGTTTTGGTTATGATCCTATTTTTGAGCCCGAAGGTTACAGTATTACTTTTGCCGAAATGAGCATGGAAGAGAAAAACAGCATCAGCCATAGAGCTATTGCGATGGAAAAGCTGATTGGCTTTTTGAAGGAGCAAACGCAAAAATAA
- a CDS encoding AAA family ATPase yields MSSYRTEVEAADALKQAYQNIRAEIGKVIVGQDEVVKSVLISIFSNGHCLLVGVPGLAKTLLVQTIAQVLDLNFNRVQFTPDLMPSDIIGSEILGEDRHFKFIKGPIFSNIILADEINRTPPKTQAALLEAMQEKAVTAAGVTHKLEQPFFVLATQNPIEQEGTYPLPEAQLDRFMFNVTLGYPSFAEELQVVKNTTSTNKVQLNKIIGAAEIVEFQQLVRNIPVSDNVLEYAVKMVGKTRPQGELATANVKRFLNWGAGPRASQYLVLGAKCHAVISGKYSPDIEDVQAVAKPILRHRIVRSYHAEAEGLSTDQIIEQLF; encoded by the coding sequence ATGTCATCATACCGTACCGAAGTAGAAGCAGCCGACGCCCTTAAACAGGCGTACCAGAATATAAGGGCCGAAATTGGCAAAGTTATAGTTGGGCAGGATGAGGTAGTTAAATCTGTCCTTATTTCTATCTTCAGTAATGGTCACTGTTTGCTGGTAGGTGTACCTGGTTTGGCTAAAACTTTGTTGGTGCAAACCATAGCACAGGTGCTCGATCTTAATTTTAACCGGGTACAGTTTACGCCCGATTTGATGCCCTCAGATATTATTGGTTCTGAAATTTTGGGTGAAGACCGCCATTTTAAATTCATTAAAGGGCCAATTTTTTCGAACATTATTTTAGCCGATGAGATAAACCGTACACCGCCTAAAACGCAGGCCGCATTGTTAGAGGCTATGCAGGAAAAGGCAGTTACCGCAGCCGGTGTAACGCATAAATTGGAGCAGCCGTTTTTTGTGCTGGCTACCCAAAACCCCATTGAGCAGGAAGGTACTTATCCGCTACCTGAGGCGCAGTTGGATCGCTTTATGTTTAATGTAACGCTTGGCTATCCATCATTTGCCGAGGAATTGCAGGTGGTTAAAAATACTACGAGCACCAACAAGGTTCAGTTAAACAAAATTATTGGCGCTGCCGAAATTGTAGAATTTCAGCAATTGGTACGCAATATACCCGTGAGCGATAATGTGCTGGAGTATGCCGTAAAAATGGTAGGCAAAACCCGCCCGCAAGGAGAGTTAGCTACAGCCAATGTAAAACGTTTTTTAAACTGGGGTGCTGGTCCAAGGGCTTCGCAGTACCTGGTTTTGGGTGCCAAATGCCATGCGGTTATCAGCGGCAAGTACTCGCCCGATATTGAAGACGTGCAAGCAGTAGCCAAACCTATTTTAAGGCACCGCATAGTGCGCAGCTACCATGCCGAGGCCGAAGGTTTATCAACCGACCAGATCATCGAACAACTGTTTTAA
- a CDS encoding carboxypeptidase-like regulatory domain-containing protein — translation MKPRFIIFLLLALFTVSAKAQQNVIRGQVTDASDAKLPSVLVKNTTNNQVTLTNDDGNFEIRGLIGHTLIISSPGYVSDTLYVADMKFKNVKMTPLGITLGAVNVRGKQGFDPRTEYPQVYQKSKVYVLSPTSWFSKEAKDARRLKKYFQKEVEERTVDSVFTKIYVGSLVPLKGTELDNFMSLYRPSYEFVKSNNGASMAAYINDSYKKYLALPAEKRAVPKLTTDEPVKQPAAKP, via the coding sequence ATGAAGCCTCGATTTATTATATTCTTACTACTCGCATTGTTTACCGTTTCTGCCAAAGCCCAGCAGAATGTGATTCGTGGCCAGGTAACTGATGCCAGCGATGCTAAGCTGCCCAGTGTATTAGTGAAAAACACGACCAATAACCAGGTTACTTTAACCAACGATGATGGTAACTTTGAAATAAGAGGTTTAATAGGCCATACGTTAATTATTTCTTCTCCGGGATATGTTTCAGATACCCTGTACGTTGCCGATATGAAATTTAAAAACGTTAAAATGACACCGCTGGGTATTACCCTTGGTGCGGTTAATGTACGTGGTAAACAAGGGTTTGATCCGCGTACCGAATATCCGCAGGTGTATCAAAAAAGTAAAGTGTATGTGTTATCGCCAACCTCGTGGTTTAGTAAAGAAGCTAAAGATGCGCGTCGTTTAAAAAAATACTTCCAAAAAGAGGTTGAAGAGCGCACGGTTGATTCGGTATTCACCAAAATATATGTGGGTAGCCTTGTGCCTTTGAAAGGTACGGAGTTGGATAACTTTATGAGTTTGTACCGCCCGTCTTACGAATTTGTTAAAAGCAACAACGGTGCATCAATGGCCGCTTACATTAACGATTCGTATAAAAAATACCTTGCCTTGCCAGCCGAGAAACGTGCAGTGCCCAAACTTACAACCGATGAGCCTGTAAAGCAACCGGCAGCCAAACCTTAA
- a CDS encoding M1 family metallopeptidase gives MKKSFITGLSLAMLAFTGFAQSQQPQQPAPAGPVTKYDYHDAFGPLFYTKNGNDFRAASGEPGSRYWQNRADYNLAARLNDQTNEVTGSEVLTYTNNSPQKLGFLWMQLDQNLFKQDSRGSAIIPTAGSRNGGRGQVFEAGYKIKSVKVGDVDVKYAINDTRMQIFLPKEIAPNGGQAKIKIEFSFIEPNYGSDRTGIQQTKNGKIFTVAQWYPRVCVYDDVTGWNVVPYTGPGEFYLEYGDFDVAITAPANHIVLASGDLQNPQEVYTAEQQKRWAQAAQSDKTVIIRSADEVTNAASRPAGKQELTWKFKIKSARDVAWASSASFILDAAKINLPSGKKCMSVSAYPVESDGNAAWGRSTEYTKKSIEHYSAKWFEFPYPVASTVAGIVGGMEYPGIVFCGYRAKGASLWGVNDHEFGHTWFPMIVGSNERLYGWMDEGFNTFINTLSTDAFNNGEYKERPMDMHRYGAFFTRPEVESIMNTPAGIKERNNGLLLYSKPGAGLTLLREQILGPERFDFAFRTYIERWAFKHPTPDDFFRTMENAAGESLQWFWRGWFQNNWRLDVAVRDVKYVDNDATKGALITLDNLEKMAMPVILDIKYKGGKTERFKLPVEIWERNTSWTFRYPSTTEIESVTYDPDKVLPDCNEANNVWKQ, from the coding sequence ATGAAAAAATCTTTTATTACCGGCTTATCGCTGGCAATGCTGGCCTTTACAGGCTTTGCCCAGTCGCAGCAGCCACAGCAGCCGGCACCTGCCGGCCCGGTTACCAAATACGATTATCATGACGCATTTGGGCCATTATTTTACACCAAAAACGGCAACGATTTCAGAGCTGCAAGCGGCGAACCCGGCTCACGTTACTGGCAAAACCGTGCCGATTACAATCTTGCGGCACGTTTAAACGATCAAACCAACGAGGTTACAGGTTCGGAAGTACTGACCTACACCAACAACAGCCCTCAAAAGTTAGGCTTTTTATGGATGCAATTAGACCAGAATTTGTTTAAGCAGGATTCGCGTGGTTCGGCTATTATACCTACTGCCGGTAGCCGTAACGGCGGCCGCGGACAGGTATTTGAAGCAGGTTACAAAATAAAATCGGTTAAAGTGGGTGATGTTGATGTAAAATATGCCATCAATGATACCCGCATGCAAATATTCTTGCCTAAGGAGATTGCTCCTAACGGCGGTCAGGCTAAAATAAAAATTGAGTTTTCTTTTATCGAGCCTAACTATGGGTCAGACCGTACCGGTATTCAGCAAACCAAAAACGGTAAAATATTTACCGTTGCGCAATGGTACCCACGCGTATGTGTATATGATGATGTAACCGGCTGGAATGTTGTTCCATACACCGGTCCTGGTGAGTTTTACTTAGAGTATGGTGATTTTGATGTAGCCATTACTGCGCCTGCCAACCATATTGTATTGGCCAGCGGTGACTTGCAAAACCCGCAGGAAGTGTACACTGCCGAGCAGCAAAAACGTTGGGCACAAGCTGCTCAAAGCGATAAAACGGTGATCATCCGCTCGGCCGATGAGGTAACTAATGCAGCCTCACGTCCTGCAGGTAAACAAGAGCTTACCTGGAAGTTCAAAATAAAGAGCGCGCGCGATGTGGCCTGGGCTTCATCGGCTTCATTTATATTGGATGCTGCTAAGATTAACCTGCCAAGCGGTAAAAAATGTATGTCGGTATCAGCCTATCCGGTTGAGAGCGATGGCAATGCTGCCTGGGGCCGTTCAACCGAATACACCAAAAAATCTATTGAGCATTACTCGGCTAAATGGTTCGAGTTCCCTTATCCTGTGGCCAGCACAGTTGCCGGTATAGTAGGTGGTATGGAATATCCGGGCATTGTTTTTTGTGGATACCGTGCCAAAGGTGCCAGCCTGTGGGGAGTAAATGACCACGAGTTTGGCCATACATGGTTCCCGATGATCGTAGGCTCTAACGAGCGTTTGTACGGCTGGATGGACGAAGGTTTCAATACTTTTATCAACACCCTTTCAACCGATGCGTTTAACAACGGCGAGTACAAAGAACGCCCGATGGATATGCACCGCTACGGCGCTTTCTTTACCCGCCCCGAGGTTGAATCAATTATGAATACGCCGGCAGGTATTAAAGAGCGTAACAACGGTTTGTTGTTGTACTCAAAACCCGGTGCCGGTTTAACTTTACTGCGCGAGCAGATCTTAGGCCCGGAGCGTTTTGATTTTGCTTTCCGTACTTATATCGAGCGTTGGGCATTCAAGCACCCTACTCCTGATGATTTTTTCCGCACGATGGAAAATGCTGCCGGTGAAAGCCTGCAATGGTTTTGGAGAGGCTGGTTCCAAAATAACTGGCGTTTGGATGTTGCTGTGCGCGACGTAAAGTATGTGGATAATGATGCTACCAAAGGTGCCCTTATTACCCTTGATAACCTGGAGAAGATGGCTATGCCGGTAATCCTCGATATTAAATACAAAGGCGGCAAAACCGAACGCTTTAAACTGCCGGTTGAAATTTGGGAACGCAATACAAGCTGGACTTTCAGGTATCCATCAACTACCGAAATAGAATCGGTTACCTATGATCCTGATAAGGTACTGCCTGATTGCAACGAGGCAAACAACGTTTGGAAACAGTAA
- a CDS encoding tail fiber domain-containing protein, protein MKTSNFMMMLFALSSFTSVAFAQTKVSESELKKNVTPISGALTVVNSLEPVTYNYNTQLLKGVKFPSGTQYGFNTDNVQSVLPGVVRTESKLYPAGKGSMQSADVKTVDLQSMVPVLLGAIKEQQQQIDALKAEVQSLRRGSNSNTSAAIKSDK, encoded by the coding sequence ATGAAAACTTCAAATTTCATGATGATGCTATTTGCATTATCTTCATTTACCTCTGTGGCTTTTGCCCAAACCAAAGTTTCTGAAAGCGAATTAAAAAAGAATGTTACCCCAATTTCGGGCGCATTAACGGTAGTTAATAGCTTAGAGCCGGTAACATATAATTATAATACCCAATTGTTAAAAGGTGTAAAGTTTCCTTCGGGCACTCAATACGGTTTCAATACCGATAATGTACAATCGGTTTTACCCGGCGTAGTGCGTACCGAAAGCAAATTATACCCCGCCGGTAAAGGGTCTATGCAATCGGCCGATGTAAAAACGGTTGATTTGCAAAGTATGGTGCCTGTATTGTTAGGCGCTATTAAAGAGCAGCAACAACAAATTGATGCTCTGAAAGCCGAAGTGCAATCGTTACGTCGCGGTAGCAACAGCAATACCTCGGCTGCAATAAAATCAGATAAATAA
- a CDS encoding Spx/MgsR family RNA polymerase-binding regulatory protein, whose product MKVYGITNCNTVKKALDWLKQHNVNYEFHDFKKLGVSNEKLAEWNDKAGYEKFLNKQGLTWRGLDAEIKDSVKSSAEALPLLKEKTSMIKRPVIEDNGFLFFGFDEKAYAEHFGK is encoded by the coding sequence ATGAAAGTATATGGCATTACCAACTGCAATACCGTTAAAAAAGCTTTGGATTGGCTAAAGCAACATAACGTGAACTACGAATTTCACGACTTTAAAAAACTGGGTGTAAGTAATGAAAAACTGGCCGAGTGGAACGACAAAGCCGGCTACGAAAAGTTTTTAAACAAGCAAGGCCTTACCTGGCGCGGCCTTGATGCCGAAATTAAGGATAGCGTGAAAAGCTCCGCCGAAGCATTGCCTTTGCTAAAAGAAAAAACCAGCATGATCAAGCGCCCGGTTATTGAAGATAATGGCTTCCTGTTTTTTGGGTTTGATGAAAAAGCTTATGCCGAACACTTTGGGAAATAA